Below is a genomic region from Rhodohalobacter sp. 614A.
GTTTTTTCCACGATTCGCTGTTGAGCAAATATTTCCCCTGCCATCCATATACAACTCACAAAAACTGTAACGAGTAAAATCGCTGCCTTTTTCATATTCGTTCTCCTTTAGAGAAAAGCACAGATGGCTATTTGATCCGTGCTTTTCAGATTCATTTTCGTTACTTGCCTCTCAGGTAAATATCTCCACTCACCGACTTCAGCCTTACCTCAACGCCCCCGCCATTCAGCGTTCCGTTGATTTGTCCACTGCCGCCGAGACGTGTCATGTTGGTATTATTTTCGCGGCCTTCCAGTGCAATATCCAGGTCTGTGTAAACCTCCCCCGAAATGGAACCCAGGTTAAAATTTGCGCTGGCGTTTGCAGGAAGGGTGATGTCAATAAATCCGCTCACAAGAGAAATTGACGTTGGATTTGCCTGGCTGAGTTGCGAAAAGTCAATTTCCACATCGCCGCTTACACTACTTGCCGTTACCGGTCCGGTAATATTTGATAAATTGATATTCCCGGTTTTGGATTGAATTTCAATTTCTCCGCTGTGGTCGCTGATTTCAAAATCGCCACCGCCAAAATTTACCTGTTCAATCATCAGCCGAACACGATTGGGAATCTTGACTCGGTATTCGCTGTCATCCCGTGACGCAGGAATAATTTTAAGGATTCCGTTTTCTTCTTCAACAGACAGGCCAATACCGGTGTTGTCTTCTGCAGAGTAGTAAAGTGCCCGTAAACCTTCCGCCCGTTCGGGTCTGCTGTTCTGTTCATAATCAAGATTTTCGATAACCAATTCGGAGCCATCATATCCTTCGATAGACACATCACTCTGGCCCACGGAAAATTCCACTGTCATTTCCGCGGAGTTTCCCAGGTCGTATCTGTATTCCTGTGCATTCGCTTGTTGTACCAAAAACATCAACAATACAGTTGCAATAAGTTTGATTGATTTTTTCATGATTCTTCTATTAAGTGTTTGTGTTTTGAATTTGTTTTTTGCGACCTGTCAGCGCCACGCCACGAATACCGTCCCGAACTCTGACAGAACATTGATGGCGCAAGCATCCTGCTTGTGACACGTGTTAGCACAAGCGAGACGCTTGCGCTATCCATTTATTTACACTTTCAACTCGGCGATACTGCTTTCTAATCTCTGTTTTACAACGTCCTGCGTTTCTGTCCGGAGAAGCATTTTCTGCATTTCATTGACGGCAGATTTTTGCTTCATCTCTACCAGCATATCAATGAGGGTGATCTGCATGAGCGGGTCATTTTGTTGCGTTAAAGAATTTGTCAGGGCTTTCCCAATTCTCGGTTCATTTCTGAATTTGAACAGGGCTTCAGCCGCAGCCATCCGCACATTTACATTTTGATCATTATTCATCGTATAGATCAGGATGTCGGTAATTTCTGCATCCAGTTGAGGATTGCTTTGTTGCAATCTTGAACTGGAGAAGACTGCTGAAATTCGTTCACTCGCCGAAGCATTCTGAACCGAACCGTACATCAAGGCATTTTTCATCTGGCTGATTTCTTCCTGCATCGCCGCCAGTTGTTGATCAGACGCTCCTTCTTGTTGGTTGAGCAGGAGCCCTGCGGTTAATCCGGTTAATACCAGGATGATGGCGGCGGCGGCGCGAAGGGTCCAGGTTATGAACGTTGACCGAGTGGTCATCAACCGACGACCGGCTGATGCCGAACTCTCTTCCTCCCGACGTTTCGGGACAGGCTCCTCAAAGGGAGATTCATTTTCCTGCTCTTCAATTTTGGCGAAGGGATCAATATTCGTTTCGGCTTTTTCCAATGTGTTCATGTAAGAGAACTGGTCGGTATAGCTCTTCAGGTGCGCCGGAATCTCTTCCTGCCGAAAGAACTCGCGCAGTTCCTTTTCTTCTTCGAGGGAGGATTCTCCTTCGAAGTATTTATCAAGCAGTTGTTCAATTCTTTCGGTGTTCATAATTCTGATGCTTTAAGTATTCTTCGCGTACGGTTTTTCGGGCCCGCGAAAGATTAACCCGGATGGTGTTGACGGTCAGTCCCGTCATGTCACTAATTTCTTCGTATTCATAATGCTCCACATCCCGCAGGTGAATGATGAGCTTTTGCTGCTCGGGCAGCGTTTCAAAAATGGTGTGGATCGTTTTCAGGCTTTCACTGAGTTCCGTTTCCTGCGCCGGATCGGGACTCC
It encodes:
- a CDS encoding DUF4097 family beta strand repeat-containing protein; the encoded protein is MKKSIKLIATVLLMFLVQQANAQEYRYDLGNSAEMTVEFSVGQSDVSIEGYDGSELVIENLDYEQNSRPERAEGLRALYYSAEDNTGIGLSVEEENGILKIIPASRDDSEYRVKIPNRVRLMIEQVNFGGGDFEISDHSGEIEIQSKTGNINLSNITGPVTASSVSGDVEIDFSQLSQANPTSISLVSGFIDITLPANASANFNLGSISGEVYTDLDIALEGRENNTNMTRLGGSGQINGTLNGGGVEVRLKSVSGDIYLRGK
- a CDS encoding HEAT repeat domain-containing protein → MNTERIEQLLDKYFEGESSLEEEKELREFFRQEEIPAHLKSYTDQFSYMNTLEKAETNIDPFAKIEEQENESPFEEPVPKRREEESSASAGRRLMTTRSTFITWTLRAAAAIILVLTGLTAGLLLNQQEGASDQQLAAMQEEISQMKNALMYGSVQNASASERISAVFSSSRLQQSNPQLDAEITDILIYTMNNDQNVNVRMAAAEALFKFRNEPRIGKALTNSLTQQNDPLMQITLIDMLVEMKQKSAVNEMQKMLLRTETQDVVKQRLESSIAELKV